AGTTTTGTGTCCAACTTTTGCGTCAGCATCTTTAGAGAATGACAAAACCTCTAAATCATCTTCGATTGTTTCTTTTAATAAATTTAATTTTTCTTTTACAGCTGGATAACTTGAAATGACCTCTTCTTTTTCAATAACTGATATAAGTTTTTGACAATACTCTATTTCATCCTCAAGAAGACCGTTGTTAACTTTATTAGGAAACCTTGCTTTCATTGACTCATCAATGTTATAAACTGACTTTCGAAGTTTTTTAGATTGTTCAATTAAAACTTCCCTAGGTGTTTTTTGATTGTATCTAGCTTTGGTATGAGTTGAATCAACAATAATTGATTTTGATTTTATAATTTCCTTTTCCAATGCTATTTCTACGGTTTTAGAAATTAGCATGTCCATTAGATTAGTGTCCTTTAAGCGTAGCTTTCTAAATTTAGTTAAAGAACTTGGATTAATTACATCCTCCTCCGGAGCCATATCTAAGAAATATTTAAAAGACATATCATATTTAGAGCGTTCAACAACATCTACATCAGAAATATTGAAAATAGTTTTTAGTAAAAGATATTTAAACATTCTTATTGGGTCAATCGCTCCGCGACCGTTATTATTGCAATATGTAGAAACTAATTCATCGTAGATGAATGAGAAATCTACCATTTCTTTAATCCTTCTCAACATATTATCTTTAGGGATAATCCTATCATATATATCACCATATTCGCTTAATATCATCTTTTGATGCATTAACATAAAATCACCTGCTTAAATTAGTAATATAAAAATTATACTAAAAAATAGACATAACATCTACACAAACTGTAGTGTTATGTCTATTAAGATTAGGAGGGTACTTTTTCAGTACCCTCCATTTTCACAGGCATTTTTAAGTTTTACAGAAGGGATTAAAGAAAAGGGAATAGTTTTTGAAAGAGTAGAAGATAAAAAACAAGGCGAAGAGGGTATACGTAATAATAAATACTTAGGTTTTTTAGAATTGAAAGATAAAAAACTTAATATTTATGAAAATGACCAAAATAGCGTGTCCAGCAGTGTTATAAAAAGTGTTATAAAAAGTTTTGTAGAGAGATACAATTTGACTTTTGAAATAATAAAAAGAAATCCTAGTGCACTTACTGAAATAAATAAGGTTCAGAATAATCCTTATACAGAAAATGAAAATCTAATAATAACTGGAGTAGATAAAAATATAAGACCAGTTGGAGCGGACTATTATGGAATAACCATGATAACACTTATAATTATGTATTCAATATTCACTGGTATTTCTGCTATAATCAGCGAGGAGAATAGAAAAACTAGAAATAGAATTATAATAAGTCCATTAAGTAAAGGTGAATTTTTTATTGGAAAACTTTTAGGAGCATTCTCTGTAACTGCATTTCAATTCCTAATTGTAATTTTGGTTAGCAGTACATTCTTAAAGGTAAACTTTGGCGCAAAACCTCATATGGTATTTTTAATACTCTTATCTGAGATGATATTTGCTATATCTTTTGGTATTTGCATAGGGCTTTTATTTAAAAATGAAGGAGCTATTATGGGTTCGATGCATACTTTAATTCCTATATTGATATTTCTTGGGGGAGGATATGTTCCTATGGAGTTAATGCAGGGAAAAGTACTACAAACAATGACTAATATTTCTCCAATAAAATGGACAAACTCTGCAATTTTTTCAGTAATTTATAGCAATGAGTATAGCTTAATGAATAAAGCCATAGGAATAAATATGACATTAGCTATGATATTTCTTTTTGCAAGTATTATTAAACTTAGAAGAAGGGAGGTATTATAATGAAGGAGTTATTAACTTTAATTATATATAATTTTAAAAGGATTTTTAGAAACAAAGGGAATATAGTATCTTATTTTATAGTGCCTATAGTAATTAGTGTACTTCTTATAAATGTTTTAAGTGGATCATCAGGAAATAAAATAAGTATTTATATAGAAAATAAGGATAAGGGAATATTTTCTCGTGATTTAATAGAAAGACTAAAAACTGAAGGGAATTTTCAAATAAAAGAGTCAAAAATTAATAACGTAAAAGAAGAAATAATGAAAGAAAAAATTGATGTAGCACTTATAATTCCAGAAAATTTCACAGACAGTATGTATATTGGTAATCCTAAAAAAGTAGAACTAATAACCTTAAAAGGAGAAGAAGTTACACATTTTATAAGTGGTGCTATTAATATTTATATAAATAATTTAAAGGATATATATAAATACTCAAAGGGAAATAGAGAAGAGTTTAACTCCATATATAAAAGTTATAGTGCAGAAGGTATAAAAGTAGAAGAAGTTAAAATAAAGGATTTATCAAGAAATAAAGGCGCTACAACCTTTGCTTTAGGATTTTTTATAATGTTTATGATATTATTTGCATCCTCTATATCAAGACTTATATTAAAAGATAACTTAAGTGGAATGAGTAAAAGAATTTGTATTACAAAAATAGATGAGAAAAAATATATTCTAGGAAATGTTATAACTAACTTACTAATTCTAATGGTACAAAGTCTTGCAGTGGTTTTAATACTAGAGAGGCTAATCAAAATAAGTACTTTTATTCCACTTAAATATATAATACTTATTTTATGGACTTTTTCCTTATGTGCTGTAGCTTTAAGTATGCTTATAATATCTTTTTCAAGGAGTATGAATGGTGCATCTATACTTACAAGTCTAATAATTACTCCAACATCTATGCTATCAGGTTCCTTTTGGCCAAGAGAAATTATGCCTAAATTTATACTAGATATATCTAATTTTATTCCTCAAACTTGGGCTATAGATGCATTTAGTAGAGCAAGCAAGGGTGAGGGCATAGAAAAATTTTATATAAATATTTTAATAATTCTAGGGTTTTCTGCGATGTTTTTTATATTTGCAACATTTAAAAGTAAGTCTCATGAGAAGTATATATAATATTACTTGTTTACAAAAATAATTACCTATAGCATAATATTATATGTAATTTATTTAGAGTATTAATTTATACTGTGAGTTTAAAGGAAGCTAATAAGAACTTGTATAGGAAAATAAAATTAAAAGACGAAGGAGGATATGTATGCGTCTTAGAAAAAATTGGTCAGCAAGACCTCAAATGGAAGCTAGTAAATTTTGCATATATAATCCATATGAACTTAAAGGAAAATGGAATGAATCATTCGAAAATGAAAATGATATACATCTGGAATTAGGCTGTGGAAGAGGAACGTACATATGTGAAATGGCAAAAAGACATCCAGAGATAAACTTTATTGCTGTAGATCTAAAAGATGAAGTGCTAATTTATGTACTAAGAAAAATAGAAGAAGAAAACTTAGAAAACGTAAGAATAATGCCACTTAATATAATGCTTATGAAAGATGTCTTTGAGAAGGATGAAATAAGTAGAATATATCTAAACTTTTCAACACCTTGGCCAAAACCAAGACACAATAAGAGAAGATTAACTTACGTAAGTTTCTTAAAGATGTATAAAAACTTTTTAAAAGAAGGTGGAGAAATATGGTGTAAAACAGATAATGAACCATTCTTCATGGACTCCACCACATACTTTAAAGAAGAAAATTTCAAACTAAGATATTTAACCTTTGATCTTCATAGGAGTATTTACAATGAAACAAATATAAGAACAGAATATGAAGAAAAATTCTCAGGTATGGGCATGAACATAATGTTTTTAATAGCAGAATTAACGGCTGAAGACAAATAAGTATATTAGGATTTATATGTTAGAGTGCAAATATAGTCTTGAGTAAAGAAATAAAGATTTAAATATGAACACCTCATTATAGATAAAATACATAATAATGAGGTGCTTTACTTTTTGAAAAGAAAGTCAAATTTTCTAATCTCATATTATAAGTATGAACATAATGAATTCTTAGTTAGCGATAATAATAGATGTAAAATACACTTGACATTTATAAAATTTATATATATGATATAAGTAAAATAGGCTTTACATTAAGCGTTATTTTTTTATTAAGCATGTAAAGTTAGCTTTACCATTATGTTTGTAAGTATAGTATTTAAGGAGTATGTAAATATGAATAATAAGATTAAGACTTTAAGAGAAAACAATCATTTAACTCAGCAAGAACTTGCGGATAAGCTAGATGTTTCAAGACAAACCATAATTTCTTTAGAAAATGGAAGGTATAATCCATCTATTTTACTAGCATATAAAATATCTAAACTTTTTAACTTAACAATTGAAGAAGTTTTTATCTTTGAATAATTTTAAGGAGGTATCAATCATGAGTAAATTTTCATTTTTAAACAAACAAAGAATTGAATGTATGTTACTTGCATTAATAGGAGTAGTTCTAATTTTATTTAGTAGTTTTTCAAATAGTAATATAAGCAATGTTAATTTAATCCAGGGGTTAGGAGTTGGGTGCATAGCAGGAGGAGTTGGTGGCTTTATAGGCACCTTCCTAGGCAAAAAAAGATTTAAGCAAAATTATAAAATATTAGAACAGGATGAAAGACTGCATAATGTATGGCAAAAAGCCGGATGTGCATCATATAATTTAACATTTTACTCTGTACTTCTATTATATATACTGGTTTTAGTATTAGACTTAAGTGCTATAGCAGTATGTGGGATAATAATAATCTTAATGCCATTATCTAATTTAGCATTTACCCGTTACTATAATAAAAGGTTATAAAAAGTGTGTTGTAATATAAAGAAGATTATAAATAACCCTCTCCAAGCCATAAAATTGGAGAGGGTTATTTCAATTTATTATATTTCTAAATTCCCCCAAGTAATTTTTCCATTATAGTTTTATTCTTAGATTTTTCTATAATTTGCAGCATTTCTTCTGGTTTATTGGTTATTATGTTATCTACGCCCATGTCTATTAAAGTTTCAGCTTTTGATGAGTCATCTATGGTCCAAATGTGTATTTCGCGTCCTATAAGATGTGCTTTATTTACAAGATCTTTGGTTACGTTGCTTTCTTCAATGCTGTAGAAATCTACTTTTAGTTCTGCTAAGTCTCCTAGTGCTATATACATTATATACCCAATTTTTATCTTAGGGTTTAACTTCTTAATTTCTAAAAGAGCTTTATAGTTTAATGAAGTTACTACACATTGCTCTTCTAAGTTATATTTCTTTATAAGATCTGCTACTTTTTTTATTAAGTATTTTTCACGACCGTGAGTTTTTATTTCTATGTTGAGTTTTATTTTATTTTTAGAAATCTTAATTATTTCTTCTAGGGTAGGTACAGTTTCTCCCTTAAATTTAGGGTCAAATTTACTTCCTATATCAAATTTTTTAATTTCAGGTAAGGTTGTTTGCCACACATATTTATTTACATCAGCAGTCCTTTTAAAATTGCTATCGTGAGTTAGTACCACTTCACCATCTTTAGTTTCTTGAACATCTATTTCTGCATAGTGTGCTTTATCTTTTATAGCATATTCTATGGCAGATTTACTGTTTTCAGGCGCATCTAAGGAGTTTCCTCTATGGGCAGTTATGTTTACATCATTTTTCTGAGATTCAGTGTAGGATAATATTGAAGTTAAGGCTAAACTTAAAGATAGAAATATTAAAACTAGAGCACTTACAAACTTTTTATTTTTTTTAACTGTTTTAAAGGACATATAATTTTTATCTTTATTATAGTATTTTAAATTAGAGGGCTCTGTATAACTTGGTCTTAATGAGAAATAAAGCCTAGTAATTATAATTGTATTAAATGGTGATGAAAACAATGTGAAAAGTAACAGTAAAATACTTATTATTATAGAATATAATGATAAAATTGCTAGAGAAGTAAAAGAGGAAACCCCGATTCTTTTTATAATTAAGCCTATAGCTATATTTGATAGGAAAAAGAATAACATGCTTATTATCCACAAAATTAATTGAGATAAAAATAAGTTTTTAAATATATAAAAGTAATTTCCTTTGCAGAGATTACTACTATCTTTAAGGGATTCCTTAAAACTTTTATTTTCTAATATTGCTATATGCATTGTAAATATCCATCTTATTAAGAGGAAATAAGCTATAATTATTGACATTATTAAAAGAGTTATACCTAGGGGATATTGAAGTATCCAGTCTAGTATGAAGCTAGGAATCTTTAAGCTAGTGATTAAACTTGATGTCATTCCTATACCTAGAAGAGGAACTAAAAAAGTAATATATAAAATTATACTTATTGAACTTATACTAAAAATTTTTGAAAGATTATTTAGGGAAAGAAAAAATGCTTCTTTTAGAGAGATTTTTACCCCCATATAAGTATTCTTGGCTATAATTATAAGAGTGCCAATTTCAAGGATTATAGAAATACTTGTTATAACACATAATATTAGAAAAGCACATAATCCTTCCTTACTAGTAGAGAATTTTATAAGTTCATTATTTGTGATTGTTTTTCGTCCACTTAAAGAAATAAAATAGTTTAAACACATAGACATTAGGGGAAGCAATATAAAAGCTGTAATTAGTTTATAGATTGCTTCAAACTTCATATTTATATAAAAGCCATTTTTAAAGTCTTTAAATGTATGTTTTAGTAAATTGTTAAAAGGATACAAGCTTCCACCTCCTCTAAAATTTTAACTAATATATAGTATACATGAAAAATCTTTTATTTAAATTACAAAAACCTTAAAATTATCTTATATCTTTTTTTATATAAAAAAGATACCCACAAATTTATAGTATTTTATGAGTATCTTAAATGTTTTAGATTTTATTAAATAATTTTAGTTTATAAATCATATAGGTATTATTTGCAAGTCATTATATCTAATATGATTTTATCAGTTTCTGACATACCTTTTGTACCTATTTTAGCTAAGTTTTTAATAGTTATTTCTGTATCTTTGTGTATTATACCATCTTGGTCTGATATTTCGATATGATCAAGGGCAAGTAGAGCAGACATAACAGCAGCACTAACCCCTGTGGATACCTTTAAAGCACATCCAGTTTTTGCACCATCACAAATCATCCCAACTATGTTTCCAGCCATATTTTTAATAGCATATTTAACTTCTTCAAGTGTGCCATCTAAAAGATATACTATGCCAGAACTCGAGCCAGCAGCGGCAACAACACATCCGCATAGAGCTGAGAGTCTTCCAAGGTAAGACTTTATATGGATTGCTATTAGATTTGAAAGTATTAAGGCTCTTGCTAGTTTTTCTTCTCCTAAATTTAACCTTGTATGAGTTGCAACTACAGGAACCATAACAGTTATACCTTGATTTCCGCTGCCAGAGTTACTCATAACAGGTAACATACATCCAGACATACGAGCATCAGATGCAGCGGCTGTTAATGCCATAGCATAATTTTGAATATCTTCTTTTAATATATCTCTTTGTATATTCTTATATAATGTTTTTCCTACTCTAAGTCCACAATCATTTTTAAGTCCATATTCTGCGATTTCCATATTCATTTTAGCGCCTTCTAATATGAACTTTATATCTTCAAAGTCAACAGTTGTAGCAAATTCATAAATTTCGTCTACAGTTGTATGGTCTATAAAGTCTTCAGCTTTAGGACAATCAGCTGAATCTACAGCTATTTCTTCGTTTTGAAATATAACTTTATCATCTAAAGTTACTTCTACAATACTTGAATGTTTGTCTTTTATTTTAACTGTAGCAGTTCGGTTTTTAGCCTTTAAGGTAACTTCTACATAGAGTTTACAGAGATCTTTTTTAGCATTAACTAAAACTTTTTCACTTTTAACAAAATTTTTAGCTTTTTCTATATGTTCTTTTGTAATATTTTTAAGTACTTCAAGGTAAGCTTTAGGATCACCACCTACAGAACCAAGAGCTGCAGCCACATGTAAACCTACCATGCCTGTACCAGGAATTCCGACACCCATACCATTTTTTAATATATTTGGACTTACCAAAACCGCTATTGACTCTGGTTCCATGTCTAGTGTTTCTCTAGCTTTCGCTGCTGCTAAGGCTACAGCGATAGGTTCAGTACACCCTAGGGCTGGTACTACCTCGCTTTTTAAAAGGTTAAGAAAGTAATCTTTATTATGTTTTTGCATTTTTTTACCCCCTTGACTATATACAAACAAAAACCCTAATTTTATTCCTATGTTACATTTAATACTTTATATTATAATACATAAATGAAAAAAATCATATATATTTATAAAATGAAATTTAAGATTCAATCATTCATAAATCATGAATTTTAAGAAGATTTCTAAATATATGTATTAATTAAAAAAATTATATTGTAAAAGGGAGTTTATTTTAAATAAAAATGTAAACACTAAAAATATACTTAATTGTTTGGAGGAATAGAAGTGAAGGAAGTTATTGAGATTTTATTTAGAGGGTGTGTAGGTTTTTTTACACTTTTAATTCTTGCGAGGATACTTGGAAAACAACAAATAAGCCAACTAACTTTTTTTGATTATGTATTGGGTATAACTATAGGCTCTACAGCAGCCACCATGACATCGGAACTAGATAGTCCATTATGGCCACATTTAGTAGGACTTTTTGTATGGTTTGGATTAGGGTTTCTAATGCAATTAATAACTTTAAAGTCTAGATATGTGTCAAAGATAATGGAAGGTGAACCTGAAATTGTTATAATGGAAGGAAAAATCATGGAAAATGTATTAAGAAAAATGAGATATCGAGTATCTGATCTTATGGAACAACTTAGAATAAAAGGAATATTTGATCTATCTGAAATCCAGTATGCAATATTAGAGTGTGATGGAGGGGTATCCGTAGTAAAAAAAGCAGAGAACGACCCTGTAACTCTTAAAGATTTAAAGTTAAAACCAGATAAAACTGGCATCAATATAGAACTTATTTATGATGGTAAAATTGTAGAACAAAATTTAAAAGATTTAAACAGGAATAAGGCATGGCTTGAAAAGAAACTAAAAGAGCAGAATGTAAATGATTATAAGGAGGTATTCTTAGCAACTGTAAATCCAAAGGGAGAAGTATACATCGACACTTATAAAGATAAATTAAGAAAAATAATAGATATAGGGGACTTTAAGGGTCCATATTAGAAGGTTATAAAAAAACACACACCGTGTATATATGGTGTGTGTTTATATGTTTAGATTATATAAAACTTACATAAAAATACCTATAATATATGGATTTACAATAGTTATTAGCCATGCACCAACTGGAGGAACGATAAATAGAGCTAAAGGTAGTGCACATTCTTCCTCTGTAAAACATTGTATAGAACTCATAGTACTTGCAGGCATTCCATAGCTAAAACCTATAAGTCCAGCTGATACATAAGAGGCTAGACCATTTTTTTTGTAAAGTTTAAATACTACTAAATATGTAAAAATTATAAGTATTATAAGTTGAATACTTAGAACTAAATAACT
The nucleotide sequence above comes from Hathewaya histolytica. Encoded proteins:
- a CDS encoding glycerophosphodiester phosphodiesterase translates to MYPFNNLLKHTFKDFKNGFYINMKFEAIYKLITAFILLPLMSMCLNYFISLSGRKTITNNELIKFSTSKEGLCAFLILCVITSISIILEIGTLIIIAKNTYMGVKISLKEAFFLSLNNLSKIFSISSISIILYITFLVPLLGIGMTSSLITSLKIPSFILDWILQYPLGITLLIMSIIIAYFLLIRWIFTMHIAILENKSFKESLKDSSNLCKGNYFYIFKNLFLSQLILWIISMLFFFLSNIAIGLIIKRIGVSSFTSLAILSLYSIIISILLLLFTLFSSPFNTIIITRLYFSLRPSYTEPSNLKYYNKDKNYMSFKTVKKNKKFVSALVLIFLSLSLALTSILSYTESQKNDVNITAHRGNSLDAPENSKSAIEYAIKDKAHYAEIDVQETKDGEVVLTHDSNFKRTADVNKYVWQTTLPEIKKFDIGSKFDPKFKGETVPTLEEIIKISKNKIKLNIEIKTHGREKYLIKKVADLIKKYNLEEQCVVTSLNYKALLEIKKLNPKIKIGYIMYIALGDLAELKVDFYSIEESNVTKDLVNKAHLIGREIHIWTIDDSSKAETLIDMGVDNIITNKPEEMLQIIEKSKNKTIMEKLLGGI
- a CDS encoding ABC transporter permease, with the translated sequence MKELLTLIIYNFKRIFRNKGNIVSYFIVPIVISVLLINVLSGSSGNKISIYIENKDKGIFSRDLIERLKTEGNFQIKESKINNVKEEIMKEKIDVALIIPENFTDSMYIGNPKKVELITLKGEEVTHFISGAINIYINNLKDIYKYSKGNREEFNSIYKSYSAEGIKVEEVKIKDLSRNKGATTFALGFFIMFMILFASSISRLILKDNLSGMSKRICITKIDEKKYILGNVITNLLILMVQSLAVVLILERLIKISTFIPLKYIILILWTFSLCAVALSMLIISFSRSMNGASILTSLIITPTSMLSGSFWPREIMPKFILDISNFIPQTWAIDAFSRASKGEGIEKFYINILIILGFSAMFFIFATFKSKSHEKYI
- a CDS encoding L-cysteine desulfidase family protein, with translation MQKHNKDYFLNLLKSEVVPALGCTEPIAVALAAAKARETLDMEPESIAVLVSPNILKNGMGVGIPGTGMVGLHVAAALGSVGGDPKAYLEVLKNITKEHIEKAKNFVKSEKVLVNAKKDLCKLYVEVTLKAKNRTATVKIKDKHSSIVEVTLDDKVIFQNEEIAVDSADCPKAEDFIDHTTVDEIYEFATTVDFEDIKFILEGAKMNMEIAEYGLKNDCGLRVGKTLYKNIQRDILKEDIQNYAMALTAAASDARMSGCMLPVMSNSGSGNQGITVMVPVVATHTRLNLGEEKLARALILSNLIAIHIKSYLGRLSALCGCVVAAAGSSSGIVYLLDGTLEEVKYAIKNMAGNIVGMICDGAKTGCALKVSTGVSAAVMSALLALDHIEISDQDGIIHKDTEITIKNLAKIGTKGMSETDKIILDIMTCK
- the trmB gene encoding tRNA (guanosine(46)-N7)-methyltransferase TrmB, translated to MRLRKNWSARPQMEASKFCIYNPYELKGKWNESFENENDIHLELGCGRGTYICEMAKRHPEINFIAVDLKDEVLIYVLRKIEEENLENVRIMPLNIMLMKDVFEKDEISRIYLNFSTPWPKPRHNKRRLTYVSFLKMYKNFLKEGGEIWCKTDNEPFFMDSTTYFKEENFKLRYLTFDLHRSIYNETNIRTEYEEKFSGMGMNIMFLIAELTAEDK
- a CDS encoding DUF421 domain-containing protein is translated as MKEVIEILFRGCVGFFTLLILARILGKQQISQLTFFDYVLGITIGSTAATMTSELDSPLWPHLVGLFVWFGLGFLMQLITLKSRYVSKIMEGEPEIVIMEGKIMENVLRKMRYRVSDLMEQLRIKGIFDLSEIQYAILECDGGVSVVKKAENDPVTLKDLKLKPDKTGINIELIYDGKIVEQNLKDLNRNKAWLEKKLKEQNVNDYKEVFLATVNPKGEVYIDTYKDKLRKIIDIGDFKGPY
- a CDS encoding ABC transporter permease; protein product: MSIKIRRVLFQYPPFSQAFLSFTEGIKEKGIVFERVEDKKQGEEGIRNNKYLGFLELKDKKLNIYENDQNSVSSSVIKSVIKSFVERYNLTFEIIKRNPSALTEINKVQNNPYTENENLIITGVDKNIRPVGADYYGITMITLIIMYSIFTGISAIISEENRKTRNRIIISPLSKGEFFIGKLLGAFSVTAFQFLIVILVSSTFLKVNFGAKPHMVFLILLSEMIFAISFGICIGLLFKNEGAIMGSMHTLIPILIFLGGGYVPMELMQGKVLQTMTNISPIKWTNSAIFSVIYSNEYSLMNKAIGINMTLAMIFLFASIIKLRRREVL
- a CDS encoding IS1182 family transposase; protein product: MLMHQKMILSEYGDIYDRIIPKDNMLRRIKEMVDFSFIYDELVSTYCNNNGRGAIDPIRMFKYLLLKTIFNISDVDVVERSKYDMSFKYFLDMAPEEDVINPSSLTKFRKLRLKDTNLMDMLISKTVEIALEKEIIKSKSIIVDSTHTKARYNQKTPREVLIEQSKKLRKSVYNIDESMKARFPNKVNNGLLEDEIEYCQKLISVIEKEEVISSYPAVKEKLNLLKETIEDDLEVLSFSKDADAKVGHKTADTSFFGYKTHIAMTKERIITAAVVTSGEKHDGKQLKSLIEKSEASGLNIENIIGDAAYSEKENIEYVNESEKNLIAKLSKSVSHGNKRQTKTKFEYNKDADMYACEAGHMSTKKTSTRPKKHAKDGLGTVISYFFDVKKCQCCPLKQGCYKEGAKTKSYSVSIKTNTHQKHIEFQETDFFKEKSKERYKIEAKNSEMKHRHGYDVASAAGLVGMQMQGALTIFAVNLKRILTLSNQ
- a CDS encoding helix-turn-helix transcriptional regulator; its protein translation is MNNKIKTLRENNHLTQQELADKLDVSRQTIISLENGRYNPSILLAYKISKLFNLTIEEVFIFE